AGAGtagttaaacacacaaaagcccTCAAATTGATTTCTCTGTTagacaaaaataaactaatttaaaataaagccccttttttatttatttttataccatatatttatttaccaattagtattattttgtttaatttattttatttttgtcaattttgtttgtttgtttgttgtattgtGATCTATGTTTGTTATTGGTTATGCTCAACCTATGGCTGATTATTGTAATGTTCCTTGTGATTTGATTATGTaccttgtttgtttgcttatgtttggttataataataataaaaaaaaatacttcctTATTACTGACCGACAAaacgttcttgctgatgagaacATGATAATATGGTTCGATCTGAGTAAATCACCAAGcataaaatgtttgaaaattaattttattgcattttttctgTTACTGACGTTATATTCATCCTCATTGTTCTCCAAATGACCATTTTCCCCCAAAAACAAATCGTTTATATTCCtttgaaagaaaaacatcaacagctcaaattttatataatgtaattttaaataCCACATAAATAAAGATTCATCCACGTTTTCATCCACATGCCACAACCtataaaatatatcataaattaaaacaaccaaataaacacagaaacaagtCCTTTATAGCTCCTGAACAGGACTTTTATTTTGGATCCTGACGAGTCAGGTGTGAATCGACTCGCTGTGAACACAGTCAGACGCGTCCATCCACTTTGAAACAAGTTGACGGCAAAATGCATATTTCAGAGATCCCCAGGTgagattaataattaatttaacatCATTATCAGTCTATATGTGTCCCTGTAACCGTGCTTCATGTTAAAATCGCAGCGTTTTCCTTCGTTTACGGCTCAAATGGCCTCCGGAAGGCGGAAGCGTCCATTTTGCGCAGAACGTTATAAGAAGCGCGCACTGTGCGTGTATTATAGGGAGCTGTGTGCGCAAATCTGACGCAGCCACAAAAGTTGAAaagggctgtgtcccaaaccgcTCCCTTTTGTACAAGTAGCATGCTCGATTGTATTCCACCTACTTGTGGGAATAATAGTGATTTGGGACGCAACCCGACTCAGCTAAATAAACATTACCTACAATTTTACGTTATATTccacatttacaattacaagCTTGAGGTCTAAACTCTGTACTCTTTAAATGACCATTTGTGGAAGTGTTTCAATCCATATTTAAGTCCTCTAGTGTTTATGATCTGTACAGTGCACTACATGTTCAGCCTTGTTTCACTTGTATAAGTGGCCCTATGTAGTGCAGTGTATGTCAAGTGCACTATAGACATGCACTAAATAGGGTATAAAACAAAAGCTTGGGCAGATAATGCTTTACACAATGTTtctaatgaatgtgtgtgtgtgtgtgtgtgtgttttcagcagtTGCAGACAGATAGAGGCAGTGGTCACTAGCGCCCCTACTGGTTTGGAGGGCTTTAAGGCTCATGCTGTGTTTCAGGAGATCGCTAAAAAGAtggaagaggtgtgtgtgtgtgtgtgtgtgagagagagatagagaaagagagtgagagagagtgtgtgtgtgtgtgtgtgagggagagtggtgtgtgtgagggagagtggtgtgtgtgagggagagtggtgtgtgtgagggagagtggtgtgtgtgtgagagtgagagagagagagagagagagagagagtgagtgtgtgtgtgagagagagagagagagagagtggtgtgtgtgtgtgtgagagagagagtgtggtgtgtgtatgtgtgtttgtgagtggtgtgtgtgtgagtgttgtgtgtggtgtgaatgtgtgtgaaatatgcaaacacacccacagactttataaataataaatgtgtgtgtgcaggaaggtTCCCAGTATGTGAAGAAGATTGGCGGTGTGTTTGCCTTCAAAGTGAAGGACGGCCCGGATGGCAGAGAAGCCACGTGGATCGTAAACGTGCGTGATGGAAAGGGCTGCGTCCACAACGACACCTGTGAGTGAATCCTGGATTCTGACTGGTCAGAAggcgtttctatagcaacagcttatTTGGGGTAACATGGTGACcagtgattatttttttgtcttattaacttatttgTGTTAATCTGAGACAGAACTAGGGTTTAGCGAAGTGACACAAATATCGTACAAAGACGTGTCTGTGGTCAGTAAAACTGACCCTGAGGACGACTCCATCCTTACATCTTGTTGTTCTTTCCTTGTTTCAGCTAAGAAGGTGGACTGTACCATCTTGATGGCGGATTCTGACCTGTTGGCCCTAATGACTGGGAAGATGAACCCTCAGACTGTGagatcattaaaatgtttaatatctgAAAACTTCcagaaaataacattaaatccaGTAAACTGAGCGTTCAGACACACACTTAAGAACGtcttaacaaaaaaatttaCTGCAACAAATCAGTCGGTTCCTTCTTCGTATTAAACCCTGGATTTCCTCTCTTGCACTTTTCCAGGCATTTTTCCAGGGAAAGCTGAAGATCACAGGTAACATGGGAATGGCCATGAAACTCCAGAACCTGCAGCTACAACCAGGCAAAGCCAAGTTGTGAGACTCCGCCCACACGGCGCCGTCATCCCCTCCGGCCCCCTCCGTCAGGGCCACTGCAGCAGGGACGGAGAGTCTTGTCTCCTCTTTCTGTGCTTTAACCTTCAGACCTGTGTGTAGAACAGAACCTAGAGGATGTAGCTGatctacactcactcacattcccACCTCCACACCAGACACCCCTCCCCCCCAACACCCAAAATAATCGCACACCAACATAAGAAATTTCAGGTGGTGAAATTGATCAGTcatagtttaaaaataatttagtaTTGCAGCTTATCTGATTTTCCACaaattttgtaataataataataataataagactcTCTAACACTAAGATCTTCCTGATTTTCCTGATAATCCTGTCCTAGGGATCTAGAGGATGTAGGATATCCCTTTTCATTCCGACACGTGTCCTCCTGCAGTGCGTCTCTAGGTCAgaaggggcggagcttaaaGTTACACATCGCACCACAATACACCATCTAACACACTATTACTTCTTAGCATGGTCTAGTgaaatttatgtatatttaatgaGCAGCTGTCGCTTCACACAATCAAAGTGCAAGAAAATATTTTAGGACGTTGTGTAAGATTTTATCCCGTCACAAAGTTAGCTAATGTTTGCAATCTTACGAGAGCTTACGCTAGctagttaaataaatatctggcTAAattgtagctagctagcttagctAAATTTCTATGCTGCtattatggagaaaaaaaaacgacttcATAttgaactgaaaaataaaaaatgttagcaGTTTGTGAGGTCATGTGATCAAATGCAACTTAAGCTCCGCCTCTTGATCctctttttactttgtaaaatCAAGtgatctggagtgtgtgtgtgtgtgtgcgtgtgtgtttagggtTTAATAAAATTGATGATCATATAGCAATCTGAATCTTTGAAGTGTGaacctgtgtttgtgtaaaaccaCAGCCTTGTATaatattttactaaataaaatatttctctttcacaataacacacaaaaatcagagccatttatttattgattttattgatttattttcatttttaaactgaatGTGAGGCACCAAGTCTGAGGTAGTGAGAGGAAGTGGAACGTTACACAGCTGATGTGAAGCAGAtgctgcaaaaagaaaaaaaaacctgtataaTCTCAGAGTCCTGATGATTTTCTGCTCAAACCTCCAGCATGAGTCACTCAGAGACCGAGCTGGAGTTCTGCCTGATGTCACCAGGTCCAGAAAGTGCAGCTGtacaaacaccaccacacttTAACTCCACTACAtggcctgtatagtgaacagggtgtgtgtggtttgggacacgcccacagtgggaTGGTGTTTATATGCActatatagtgaatagtgtgtggtttgggacacacccaCAGGGGGATGGTGTTTATATGCActatatagtgaatagtgtgaggtttgggacacgcccaaaGTGGGATGGTGTTTATATGCACtatatagtgaacagtgtgtgtggtttgggacacgcccacagtgggaTGGTGTTTATATGCActatatagtgaatagtgtgtgtgtggtttgggacacgcccaaaGTGGGATGGTGTTTATATGCActatatagtgaatagtgtgtgtgtgtggtttgggacacgcccaaaGTGGGATGGTGTTTATATGCActatatagtgaatagtgtgtagtttgggacacgcccacagatGCACTATATAGTGAATAGGGTGTGTgcggtttgggacacgcccacagtgggaTGGTGTTTATATGCACTATTTAGTGaatagggtgtgtgtggtttgggacacacccaCAGTGGGATGGTGTTTATATGCACTATAAGTGAatagtgtgtggtttgggacacgcccacagtgggaTGGTGTTTATATGCACTATATAGTGAATagggtgtggtttgggacacgcccacagtgggaTGGTGTTTATATGCACTATTTAGTGAATAGGGTGTGCAGTTTGGGACACACCCACAGTGGAATGGTGTTTATATGCACTATATAGTGAATagggtgtggtttgggacacgcccacagtgggaTGGTGTTTATATGCACTATTTAGTGAATAGGGTGTGcagtttgggacacgcccacagtggaaTGGTGTTTATATGCACTATATAGTGAATAGGGTGTGGTTTgtgacacgcccacagtgggaTGGTGTTTATATGCA
This DNA window, taken from Tachysurus fulvidraco isolate hzauxx_2018 chromosome 23, HZAU_PFXX_2.0, whole genome shotgun sequence, encodes the following:
- the scp2b gene encoding sterol carrier protein 2b isoform X2, coding for MHISEIPSCRQIEAVVTSAPTGLEGFKAHAVFQEIAKKMEEEGSQYVKKIGGVFAFKVKDGPDGREATWIVNVRDGKGCVHNDTSKKVDCTILMADSDLLALMTGKMNPQTAFFQGKLKITGNMGMAMKLQNLQLQPGKAKL
- the scp2b gene encoding sterol carrier protein 2b isoform X1, translated to MHISEIPSSCRQIEAVVTSAPTGLEGFKAHAVFQEIAKKMEEEGSQYVKKIGGVFAFKVKDGPDGREATWIVNVRDGKGCVHNDTSKKVDCTILMADSDLLALMTGKMNPQTAFFQGKLKITGNMGMAMKLQNLQLQPGKAKL